A single genomic interval of Musa acuminata AAA Group cultivar baxijiao chromosome BXJ3-4, Cavendish_Baxijiao_AAA, whole genome shotgun sequence harbors:
- the LOC135635945 gene encoding 3-hydroxy-3-methylglutaryl-coenzyme A reductase 3-like, which translates to MDVRRRSLQRLSSAAAAPSVAGGARRPADALVQASDVLPLPIRYTNLLFSGVFIASLVFLMRRWREKVRSSVPLHLLGLSEILAVVGVIASLVYLISFFGIAFVQSIVSCHDEEDEFLLSAPVPGPAAAACAISLATDPICPLLYTDNAAPRKDPEVTAEDEEIISSVVAGRTPSYVLEARLGDCRRAAGIRREALRRITGRALEGLPLDGFDYASIMGQCCELPVGYVQLPVGVAGPLVLDGREHYVPMATTEGCLVASTSRGCKAIAQSGGATSVVLRDGMTRAPVVRLPSARRAAELKAFLEEPNNFETIALVFNRSSRFARLQAIHCALAGRNLYMRFSCSTGDAMGMNMVSKGVENVLGSLQNDFQDMDVISISGNFCSDKKPAAVNWIEGRGKSVVCEAIIKEEVVKKVLKTNTPALVELNMIKNLAGSAVAGSLGGFNAHASNIVSAIYIATGQDPAQNVESSHCITMMEAVNGGKDLHVSVTMPSIEVGTVGGGTQLASQAACLDLLSVKGASLESPGANARRLAAIVAGAVLAGELSLLSALAAGQLVQSHMKYNRSAKISPKLPPE; encoded by the exons ATGGACGTCCGCCGAAGGTCCCTCCAGCGGCTCTCCTCGGCCGCCGCTGCTCCCTCTGTGGCGGGAGGAGCTCGTCGCCCCGCCGATGCTTTGGTTCAGGCGTCCGACGTCCTCCCGCTCCCGATCCGGTACACCAACCTCCTCTTCTCCGGCGTCTTTATCGCCTCCCTCGTCTTTCTCATGCGGCGGTGGCGCGAGAAGGTCCGCTCCTCCGTcccgctccacctcctcggcctctcTGAAATCCTCGCCGTCGTCGGCGTCATCGCTTCGCTCGTCTACCTCATCAGCTTCTTTGGCATCGCCTTCGTCCAATCCATCGTCTCTTGCCACGACGAGGAGGACGAATTCCTTCTTTCCGCCCCTGTCCCCGGCCCCGCGGCCGCTGCTTGCGCTATTTCGCTCGCTACCGACCCCATTTGTCCGCTCCTCTACACCGACAATGCCGCCCCCCGGAAGGACCCGGAGGTCACTGCCGAGGACGAAGAGATCATCTCCTCCGTGGTCGCAGGTAGGACCCCATCTTATGTTCTCGAAGCCAGGCTAGGGGATTGCAGGAGGGCGGCCGGGATCCGGCGGGAGGCCCTGAGGAGGATCACCGGAAGGGCGTTGGAGGGGTTGCCGCTCGATGGATTCGACTACGCGTCTATCATGGGGCAATGCTGCGAGCTCCCAGTGGGGTACGTTCAGCTTCCGGTGGGTGTCGCTGGACCTCTGGTGCTCGACGGAAGGGAGCACTACGTGCCGATGGCGACCACAGAGGGGTGCCTGGTGGCCAGCACCAGTAGGGGTTGCAAGGCTATCGCGCAATCCGGAGGGGCCACGAGCGTGGTGCTCAGGGACGGCATGACGCGGGCGCCAGTCGTGAGGCTGCCCTCCGCAAGGAGGGCTGCTGAGCTCAAGGCATTCTTAGAGGAGCCGAACAATTTCGAGACCATTGCCTTGGTGTTCAACAG GTCTAGCAGATTTGCCAGGTTACAGGCAATCCATTGTGCTCTAGCTGGGAGGAATCTCTACATGAGATTCAGTTGCAGCACTGGAGATGCAATGGGGATGAACATGGTTTCCAAAGGCGTGGAGAATGTATTGGGCTCCCTGCAGAATGACTTCCAGGACATGGATGTCATCAGTATCTCAG GCAATTTCTGCTCCGACAAGAAGCCGGCTGCAGTGAATTGGATTGAAGGACGGGGCAAGTCGGTGGTTTGTGAGGCAATCATCAAGGAAGAGGTGGTAAAGAAGGTTCTTAAGACCAACACACCTGCACTGGTGGAGCTCAACATGATCAAGAACCTTGCTGGCTCAGCGGTTGCTGGATCTCTGGGGGGTTTCAATGCTCATGCCAGCAACATTGTGTCAGCCATCTACATTGCCACTGGCCAAGATCCAGCTCAGAATGTGGAGAGTTCTCACTGTATCACCATGATGGAAGCTGTGAATGGTGGAAAGGATCTTCATGTTTCTGTGACTATGCCATCCATTGAG GTTGGCACAGTTGGGGGTGGGACTCAGCTGGCTTCCCAGGCTGCCTGCTTGGACTTACTCAGTGTGAAGGGTGCAAGCCTGGAATCTCCTGGGGCAAATGCCCGACGACTGGCAGCCATCGTAGCAGGCGCAGTTCTAGCCGGGGAGCTCTCTCTCCTCTCAGCTCTTGCAGCTGGTCAGCTTGTGCAGAGTCATATGAAGTACAACAGATCAGCAAAGATTTCTCCGAAGCTGCCACCTGAATGA
- the LOC135635225 gene encoding probable inorganic phosphate transporter 1-10, whose amino-acid sequence MALKVLTALDHARTQYYHFKAIIIAGMGLFTDSYDLFCIAPVMKLIGRIYYGDARADKPGVTPPAVASAMVAVALAGTVIGQLVFGFLGDRIGRRRMYGLSLLLMVASSFASGFSICRTRGCVLTSLCLFRFLLGIGIGGDYPLSATIMSEFANKRTRGSFIAAVFSMQGFGILASSAVTMAITAAFNRATERGDAGPLQTPESADLAWRIILMVGAIPAGLTFYWRIAMPETARFTALVEQDVMKATADMGKVLGGLDVHNFAEDAEALRRSPQPRPPSYGLLSRQFLRRHGWNLFACAMAWFLVDIPYYSSTLFQSQIYQPFFPRPEHVNAFQDAYNVAKFQAIIAAASTIPGYFATVYFIERVGRRRIQMMGFFFMGLFLFALAGPYDNYWNHHTNAGYIVLYALTFFFSNFGPNTTTFIVPAELFPARFRSTCHGISGAAGKVGAIIGAIGFLWASQARNKEDVASGWKPGIGMMNALIILAGVCMIGAVHTYLFTPETKMRSLEENEGGGSQDGDSHEDVDGEENKYSTPSPLSVQPLVGQSPLQSPG is encoded by the exons ATGGCCTTGAAGGTGCTCACCGCGCTGGATCACGCGAGGACGCAGTACTACCACTTCAAGGCCATCATTATCGCCGGCATGGGGCTGTTCACCGATTCCTACGACCTCTTCTGCATCGCCCCCGTGATGAAGCTGATCGGTCGGATCTACTACGGCGACGCGCGGGCAGACAAGCCCGGCGTGACGCCGCCGGCGGTGGCCTCTGCGATGGTGGCGGTGGCGCTGGCGGGCACCGTGATCGGTCAGCTCGTCTTCGGCTTCCTCGGCGACCGCATCGGCCGGCGGCGCATGTACGGCCTTTCGCTGCTCCTGATGGTGGCCAGCTCCTTCGCCAGCGGATTCTCCATCTGCCGCACCCGCGGCTGCGTGCTGACCAGCCTCTGCCTCTTCCGCTTCCTGCTGGGCATCGGCATCGGGGGCGACTACCCACTGTCGGCCACCATCATGTCGGAGTTCGCCAACAAGCGGACGAGGGGGTCGTTCATCGCCGCCGTGTTCTCGATGCAGGGGTTCGGGATCCTCGCGAGCTCTGCGGTGACCATGGCGATAACGGCGGCGTTCAACAGGGCGACGGAGAGGGGCGACGCCGGGCCGCTGCAGACGCCGGAGTCGGCCGACTTGGCGTGGCGGATCATACTGATGGTGGGCGCCATTCCGGCAGGGTTGACGTTCTACTGGAGGATAGCGATGCCAGAGACGGCCAG ATTCACAGCACTGGTAGAACAGGACGTGATGAAGGCGACCGCCGACATGGGGAAGGTGTTGGGGGGCTTGGACGTGCACAACTTCGCGGAAGACGCCGAAGCCCTGCGCAGGTCACCCCAGCCTCGTCCTCCCTCCTACGGCCTCCTCTCGCGGCAGTTCCTGCGCCGGCACGGCTGGAACCTCTTCGCCTGCGCCATGGCGTGGTTCCTCGTCGACATCCCCTACTACAGCAGCACCCTCTTCCAGTCCCAGATCTACCAGCCCTTCTTCCCCCGCCCCGAACACGTGAACGCCTTCCAGGACGCCTACAACGTGGCCAAGTTCCAGGCCATCATCGCCGCGGCCTCCACCATCCCCGGCTACTTCGCCACCGTCTACTTCATCGAACGCGTCGGCAGGCGCAGGATTCAGATGATGGGGTTCTTCTTCATGGGCCTCTTCCTCTTCGCCTTGGCAGGCCCCTACGACAATTACTGGAACCACCACACCAACGCCGGCTACATCGTCCTCTACGCCCTGACCTTCTTCTTCTCAAACTTCGGACCCAACACCACGACCTTCATCGTGCCCGCCGAGCTGTTCCCGGCGCGGTTCCGCTCCACGTGCCACGGCATCTCCGGGGCCGCCGGCAAGGTGGGCGCCATCATCGGAGCAATCGGATTCCTCTGGGCCTCTCAGGCGAGGAACAAAGAGGACGTGGCCAGCGGGTGGAAGCCGGGAATTGGAATGATGAATGCCTTGATAATCTTGGCTGGTGTTTGCATGATAGGAGCAGTACACACCTATCTCTTCACGCCGGAAACGAAGATGAGGTCTTTGGAGGAGAACGAGGGAGGGGGAAGCCAAGATGGAGACAGCCATGAGGACGTCGATGGAGAGGAGAACAAGTACAGTACACCAAGCCCTCTCAGTGTTCAACCTCTAGTCGGGCAATCTCCATTGCAGTCTCCTGGATAG
- the LOC103981051 gene encoding protein Iojap, chloroplastic, with protein sequence MHALAALPSCPRHQPALTLDLMRTTTTTTGWCGGRPARCLPCNRRSPSSLHVALCRRPSDHEVGAGDAGDVFDDLFKKYGKVVYKSGDQKRPAAEADDDSESLSFAVTLAKVANEVKAADIRVLFVKPLVYWTRFFIIVTAFSRPQIDAIGSKIRDTAEKQFNKIASGDTKPNSWTLLDFGDVVVHIFLPQQRAYYNLEEFYGNATPIELPFDNQSPFRS encoded by the exons ATGCATGCCTTAGCAGCGCTTCCTTCCTGCCCGCGGCACCAACCCGCTCTCACCCTCGATCTCATGAGGACGACAACGACGACAACGGGTTGGTGCGGGGGGCGACCCGCTCGTTGCCTCCCTTGCAACCGCCGGTCTCCCTCGTCCCTCCATGTCGCGCTCTGCCGGAGGCCTTCCGACCAT GAAGTGGGTGCGGGTGATGCGGGCGACGTGTTCGACGATTTGTTCAAGAAGTACGGGAAGGTGGTATACAAAAGCGGCGACCAAAAGCGGCCTGCCGCAGAGGCAGATGATGATTCCGAGAGCTTGTCTT TTGCGGTCACACTAGCCAAAGTTGCAAATGAGGTTAAAGCTGCTGATATCCGTGTTCTCTTTGTGAAGCCTCTGGTTTACTGGACTCGATTTTTTATCATCGTCACAGCCTTTTCTCGACCACAAATTGACGCAATTGG GTCAAAGATACGAGACACAGCTGAAAAGCAATTTAACAAAATTGCATCTGGTGATACCAAGCCCAACTCATGGACCTTACTAGACTTTG GTGATGTGGtagttcatatatttcttccgcAGCAGCGAGCTTATTACAACTTGGAAGAATTTTATGGCAACGCTACACCTATTGAGCTGCCTTTTGACAATCAATCCCCATTCCGTAGCTAA